The sequence gatctggagttcatccagttccagctccaactccgtaatgtggattgttcggagctgaagctggatgcccttctcacaggtgtagttatcagggacacaggagggtcccctgccttcccacatctaaactgcctggcatctctactgttcaGAGCAAATGTTAAGATAAAAATTTACTTCCATGatgattttgccttctctgactgaaggctctcctcactgaaacctcaAAGAATTAAAGCCTCAATGTCTCCGCtccaactctgtccactccaacagtGACCGCTCCACTTGCTCCTGCCTGACTTTAAGATCTTCTTGATAGTCAATCCTGAATGCTGATTGGCCACTGCTGAAAGCTCAAAAATAACCTGCCCTGAACCAGGTGAACCTTCaggctgatgtaccttcaggttaaTTCAACCAggtgaacctgagtgaattacGTCCTCTCTAGACTCCGATCTTTCCGATTAGCGATGGGTCAAAGCTCGGTAGGGGGACACAAGGATGGATGACTAAATTGAAAcccatcccacattcagagcaggtgaccaccctccccacagtgtgaacccaccactgtctctgcagtgtggatcagtgtgtgaatgccttcccacagtctgagcaggtgaccaccctcaccacagtgtgaacccaccactatCTCTGcagtgtgggtcagtgtgtgaatgccttcccacagtctgagcaggtcgacgtcctctcactgctgaaaacagtctggtgtgtcggtaggtgagatgtctgagtgaattccttcccacagtctgatcaGTTGAACAGTTTCTCACCcattgtgaactcgctgatgttcattCAATAGACATGTCTgagcaaatcctttcccacatttagAACAGGTGAGTGGTGTcccccagtgtgaatttgttgATGTACTTTAAAGTCTGATATCcgagtgaaccccttcccgcaCTCAGAGCAGCGGAATGACTTCTCCCcactgtgaattcgctgatgtgccttcagatgagatgactgagcgaatcctttcccacattcagagcacgtgaatggcttctccccagtgtgaaatcgttGATGTACTTTaaagtcagatgaccgagtgaatcccttcccacattcagagcagctgaatggtttctccccagtgtgaattctttGATGTACTTTAAAGtctgatgaccgagtgaatcccttcccacattcagagcagctgaacggcctctccccagtgtgaattcgctggtgtgccttcagattagatgactgaatgaatcctttcccacattcagagcacatgaatggcttctccccagtgtgaatttggtaGTGTCTCACAAGGGTGTCTGACTttgtgaatcgcttcccacatttcaAGCAGCtaaacggtttctccccagtgtggactcgctgatgtGTAATCAGTCCAGATAACCAAGCAAATTCCTTCCCACATTCGAAGcatgtgaacggcctctccccagtgtgaactcgctgatgtaccttcagattagatgactgagtgaatcctttcccacattcagagcacgtgaatggcttctccccagtgtgaattcggtaGTGCTTCACAAGGGAGTCTGAATCAGGGAagtccttcccacattcagagcatgtgaatggtcTCTCCTGAgagtgaattcgctgatgtaccttcagttgagacaactgagtgaatcttttcccacattcagagcacgagaagggcttctccccagtgtgaacacgctgatgtaccttcaggttcgatgactcagtgaatcccttcccacattcagagcacatgaatggcttctccccagtgtgaattcggctgtgcttcacaagggagtgtgaatcagtgaatcccttcccacattcagagcatgtgaatggcttctccccagtgtgaattcggctgtgcttcacaagggagtGTGAATCAGCGaaacccttcccacattcagagcatgtgaatggcttctccccagtgtgaattcggctgtgcttcacaagggagtgtgaatcagcgaatcccttcccacattcagagcacatgattggcttctccccagtgtgagttcggttgtgcttcacaagggagtgtgaatcagtgaatcccttaccacattcagagcacgtgaatggcttctccccagtgtgaattcggctgtgcttcacaagggagtatgaatcagtgaatcccttcccgcattcagagcaagtgaatggcttctccccagtgtgaattcggctgtgcttcacaagggagtatgaatcagtgaatcccttcccgcattcAGAGCAAataaatggcttctccccagtgtgaatttggctgtgcttcacaagggagtatgaatcagtgaatcccttcccgcattcagaacaagtgaatggcctctccccggtgtgaactcgctggtgtctctttagtgtggatgagcgagtgaatcccttcccacagtctgagcaggtgtacGGCGTCatttcagtgtgaactcgctggtgttcattcagttgagatgaccgagtgaaccccttcccacattcagagcaggtgaatggcctctctccagtgtgaattcgctggtgtctctgtaggttggatgacagagtgaatcccttcccacattcagagcagctgaatggtttctccccagtgtgaatttgctgatgggccttcagatgagatgactgaatgaatcctttcccacattcagagcacgtgaatggcttctccccagtgtgaatttggtaGTGCCTCATAAGGGTGCCTGACtttgtgaatcccttcccacattccaagcagctgaacggtttctccccagtgtgaactcgctgatgtaccttcagattagatgactgagtgaatcttttcccacattcggagcacgtgaatggcttctccccagtgtgaattcggctgtgcttcacaagggagtctgaatcagcgaatcccttcccacattcagagcacgtgaATGGCCTCACAcgagtgtgaattcgctgatgtaccttcagttgagataactgagtgaatcttttcccacattcagagcacgtgaagggtttctccccagtgtgaactcgctgatgtaccttcaggttagatgactcagtgaatcccttcccacattcggagcacacgaatggcttctccccagtgtgaattcggctgtgcttcacaaggtagtgtgaatcagtgaatcccttcccacattcggagcaagtgaatggcttctccccagtgtggactcgctggtgtctctgtagtgtggacgagtgagtgaataccttcccacagtctgagcaggtgaacggcatcttctcagtgtgaactcactggtgttcattcagttgagatgattgagtgaCCCCTTtcccacacagagcaggtgattggcctctccccggtgtgaacttgctggtgtcactGTGGCATGGttaagtgtgtgaatgccttcccaccatGTAAACAGGTTACTGTCTTCTCACTGGGGAATTTTCAGATGTGTATTTAGCACCGATGACAGAATGAATTACTTCCCGCTGTCAGAACAGGTGGAAcatctcactgtggtgtgaacttgctgatgtatcttcaggctggatgactgagtagttcccctccctcacacagagcaggtgaatggcctctccccactgtgaactcactggtgtgtctgtgggtaggctgtgagtgaataccttcccacactgagagaaggagaataatATCTCACTGCAATTGAAGAACTGATCTTCAGTGAACAACTGCTGGTGTTTTCTCAGCACCCCGGTTCCAGTAGGTAACACTGAGTTAGAaaagaaaacttcatttcagacagaAAACACATTTCCAGATGGGATGAAATACTTCTTCATTTCCAAGGATCGACAACAGATGTGTTGGTCttgcaaagaaaatatttggtCACTCCTTATATATCCGGTCAGAGAGAGCAAAACTGACATGTTGAGATTCCCTTGCAcaactgttctgccatttcagacCTGTAAGAATAATTGAAAGGACATCAGTGGGTGAAGAACAATTATTCAGGTGAGATTTTAGTCTGTggtcagaacataagaaattggagcacgAGAACGTCATCTGGCCcatctccaccaacctgcctttaCTCCATCGCCCTTAATCTCCCTACTATggcaaaatctatccaactttgtctcaaatacatttactgaggaagcctccagtgcttcattgggcagagaaatgcacatattcaccaccctcagggaaaagcagttcctccacatctccatcccaaatgccctgaatcttgaggtgatgtcctctagttctagtctcacctaccagtggaaacaactttcctgcctctatcttatctatcgctttcataattttacatgtttctataagatcttcaCTCAATTTGAGCTCTGGCATTACTGAGTTCAACTCAAGTTGAGATATACTGCAGGTGACtgttggaagtgagggaggagattgctgagcatctggcgatgatctttgtatcatcaatagggatgggagaagcacCCGaggattgttcaagaaagggagtagaggtaacccaggaaattatagaccagtgagtcttgcatCAGTCGTGGGCaatttgttggagaagatcctaagcgGGAGGACTTATGAGCATCagattaggggtagtcagcatggctttgtcaagggcaggtcatgccttaccaacCTGACTGAACTCTTTGGGGATgtaacattgatgaaggtagaacattgGATGTAGTGTACGTGGTTTTCAGTAAgacttttgataaggttccccatacgaggctcattgagaaagtaatgaggaAGGACCCAAGGAGacctgctttgtggatccagaactagcttggcCACAGGGTGGTTGTTGATGGTTtgtgttctgcatggaggatggtgaacAGTGAGATTCTgcagcgatctgttctgggacccctcctctttgtgaattttaaaaatgaccttgatgaggagtAGAAGGGTGTGTTTGTAAGTTTGTCGATGACACAAATGTagtgggtgctgtggatagtctgAATGGTTGTCACAGTAGAGCgtgacatcgataggatgtagaactggactgagaattggcagatggagttcaacctggtggttcattttggtaggtctaatttgaagacagaatacaatacTAAtgataggactcttggcagtttggaggatcagtgagGACTTGCAGTCCGTGTCAATAGTACatgcaaagctgctgtgcaggttgacaatgTTTTTAAGAAagccttcatcaaccataggaCTGAATTCAAAAGCGGTGAGGTACTGTTACAGATATATAAGGCTTTCATTGGACCCCACTTTTGTAcagtgttcaattctgatcatctcactacaggaagtatgtggatactctggaaagggttcagaggagagttgtataagatgatgagaggcattgatcaagcagatagccagaggttttttctcagggctgagcTAGCTAACATGCAGGGGCAGAGTTTTAAGATGCAtgtaagtaggtacaagggggataccagaggtaagtttttcaaaggtagaggcggatacaatcagGGTCTTTTCAGACACTGTTAGGTgcctacatggagcttagaataatagaggtCTATGTGGTAGTCAAACTCTAGACAGTTTTGAGAGTAGGTTTTATGGTCAGCATGACATTGTCGGCCGACCATATGACAAGTTCATATGTTTAGATATGAACTCCTCATCTTCTAACAAGTCACGGATCAGGCATCCTGACTGACCAAcaaattctctgactgtattcccTCTGTATGAGAGTAGGCTATTTCTGCCTTCAATCAACCTGTGTCTTGGCTCAATTTGTCCTGATTTTTGGTATCATTTCAAGTGCTGGTCATGCTCCACAACACAACAAAGTGAACTTGTTACTACATGTCGGATCCTGGACATTTTATAATTACTGGGATCCCCTTCCACCCCcagctgattgacagtgatgaacccatcAATGGCAATGACTATGAAGGGGTGGGCAGTAGTTATTCTCATTGGTGTGTGGCACCTTTGTGATGTGCAAGCTACAAGTCACTTGTCATCAAGAACAAGGTGTTTCATATCGTTATTTAAACAGAGAACTAAAGCTGACGGGAGGATTTCTTTTAGCCATACAGCACTAATTTACATTTCCACTGACTGGACAGTATATTTTTGTTCCGAGGTACTGATCCTCGGATTGGCATGACTGGAGGTCGAAGTATTTGGGCATATTCTAAGGGGACAATGCTGGCAGTGTCACCCATGGCTGACTCTTTACCCAGCAGACACCAAGAACAAGTAAGCTGTCTATCCGCCATCTAAGGACCCAGCAATGCGCATGCGCCGCAGAAATGGCGGCGCCGCCAGCTCTCAATCAGCCGTAAACTCCCCGTCACTCGGGAAAATCGTGGGGCTGGGACTGTCCTGAGGTGCCGGACCTGTGGGGTCGGAGCTCATAGTAATGTTCCTTCAATCGCGGTGCAAACGCCGGTGATTAAGCTCCCACCCGCGGCCCCGCTCCTACCTGCGTCCGATCCCAGCGAGCCTCTCATCTACTGGGCGCATGCGCAATATTCGCGACGGTCTGTGACGCCCACGCATGCGCATTTGTTTAaataggatttaaaaaaaaatctgcagatgcggaaatccaaagcaacacccacaaaatgctggaggaactcgggggGGCAGAAAGCAACGATGGAGGggagagaacagtcggcgtttcagaccgagacccttcttcaggactggaaaggaagggagggagaaagaatgtggggtggaggggaggtgatACGTCAGATTGGTCGggcgtgaagtaaagagctgggaaaattgatgaaagagataaaggactgcagAATAATCATGATGAtgttgataataataaataaatacattattgatcccgagtggggaATTCTTTCGTTACATTAGCGACATTTAGAAACAcaattagcagtgtgcagactttattaaaaataaaccgggaataataatatacacaataatactgCACCAATGcgcaataataatgtatgaaatactGTTGATCTCTGAagtgtgttctcctgtcgcagAAAGATGAACTGTTGAAAATGCGTATTGCCGTTGATCCCAAAGATTTTCTGTAAAGgcgtcaaatgttatggggagaaggcaggagaacgaggTTGAGAAGGAAGATAAAAGACACTGGCACTGTCAAGCACAGACAGATGGGACAGACTCAGACAGGGGTTCTTGTTTGGCACAGAGCTGTGGGGCTGAACAccggttcattttccactctcggaccttcactgagaccatttctcatcagtacatgttttacttggaagtttctggccttaacttatttttaattcatCTCAGAACAATTCTCAACAAAATCTTTATTAGGTGAATCTTAAGACAGATTGTTCTATAATTTTCACAGTCAGTAATGCCAGGAATTCTTGGCAGAGCTATAAGTACAGATTTCAAGCAATCATCAGGCAATACAGCAGACTCATATATGCCATTAAACAGTTCAAAAAGAATATCTATGCCCAGATCTTCTAGGGCTTGTAAGCTGAGGTTTCCTCAGGTCCAGTGGCTTTACCACGtttcatgcttttcattgctttagttTTTTCTTCTTTGGTAATAGGTGGGCCAGAATTAGGGCGTTTAATATCTGGGGGTTCCCCTCTATTATCCTCAGACAGCTGCTCTATATACTGAATCCTCCTCCCACATACTTCATCTGGATCTGTCTGCTGATCTTATGCATTCTGTAGAGGAGGTTTTCTTAATTccataatttctttaattttcttgtccatttcttTGCCGTTGTTAATATGGCCTTCTGCTTCATTGCATTTTTGATTTAGCCTttcttcctttgcaatattgcGCACTTGTCTATTTAGCTCGCTGAATTGCACTTCATTATTCTTCACTAACCTTCTTTGTTCCATCAGATGTAGAATTTCTTGGGTTATCCACCCCTTGTTGGTGTGTTGTGTTTCTTGTAATTGGATTATCTCCCCTGCTGATTGTTGTATAGCATATTTAAATCTGTCCCAAATAGGTGTTGTTTCGTTTTCATTGATGTATTCTTCTACAGCTGTCTTGAATTGTTGCTAAGTATGCCATCTTTTTTAAGTTCTCCCAACATCGACTTCTCTTTTTTCCACATTTCAGtttctttaattttgttttgatgGTTGCTATTACTGGATGGTGATCTGAACAACAGTCTACTCCTGAGTAGGATTCAGAATTTGTGATATTATTTCTAAAGGGTTCATTGATGGTAATGAAATCCATTTGATTCCTTGTTCTATCTCCAGGGCTAATCCAAGGACATAATTTATGTGGATGGTTTTTATACCAAGTATCACTTGGTTGTatctgacacaccagtcagtaaACCTTTCTCCgttttcaattttctccccaGCCCAAAGGGTCCTATAATATTATCAACCGTTTTCTGTCCAACTTTggcgttaaaatctcccataTCCTGAGATTTACATTGCCCTGTCGAGATCTTCATAAAACTTGTTGTTATCCTGTTCGTCCCCATCATTTGTTGGTGCGTAAGTTTGGATTATGCTGATGTTAAAAGGGTTAACCCTTAATTTAACTAAAAGCAGATTTCAAATTCTCGCTAAACTAAATACTGATGGAAGGGAAGAACAACTACTTCACAATTCATATTGGAACCAAATGGCAGTGTAAAAATTTATGATAATATAAGCAGTTGGATTAAAATTCAAAGAGGATTTGGACAGAGACGCGTTGCCTCATTGGaatttttaaatatctacagtgaaatgattctcagagaaatagaagacctagatgggataaaaatttgaggtgttaacatcaacaatataagatGTGCGGACGATACCATCCTAATAGCAAGTGCTACAGAAGACCTACAAATCCTCCTACCCAAAGTAATGCAAACAAGTGCAAATTTTGGTCTAACCatcaactgaaaaaaaaaagtaTGGTAACATCGAAACAGCAGGATACTCCCAACGACAAGTTGTACATCAGTAACCAAGAGGATGAACAAAACGCCAGCTTTAAAtaccttggtagctttatatTGTTACTTGTTAttcgttattcaaataacaagccatagGTAACAAAGGActttaaggacatcctgaacactaaaaagagggcgtttggagatggaaatagggaggagctgaggacaatacagagggacctgaaagccaagttcagggaggttaaagacaggtataggaggaagcttgagtggaaactccagcagaacaacatgaaagaggtctggagtgggatgaggaccatcactgggttccggcaaacgaacaacagaggagctgaaggcagtgtggacagggcccacgaacttaacctgttcttcaacagattcgacactgtggcccctgcccatcccccacatgattcatctgttgtcaacccccaaccaacacatactccactctcccctcctcacagcctcccaccctgctctcatgacatccctccaccacctgaaaccaccatgatgggcttcacagctgaacaggtgagaagacatctGAAACTTCTCCAcccccaagcaaggctgcaggcccggatggtgtcagccccagggtgctcaaagcctgtgccccccagctatgtggggtacttcaccatgtcttcaacctgagcctaagtctccagagggttcctatGCTGTGGAAGCCATCCTGCATcttccctgtaccgaagacgccgtgccccagtggctccaatgactacagaccggtggcattgacctcccacatcatgaagaccctggagagacttgttctagagcagctctggcctatggttaggccacacttagacaccCTCCAGTTCGCCTAACAGCCCCGACTAGGATTTGAGGAAGCCATCATgtacctgctgaaccatgtctacgcccacctggacaagccggcgagcactgtgagggtcatgtcttttgacttctccagtgcattcaacaccatccgccctgctctgctgggtgagaagctgacagtgatgcaggtggatgctttcctggtgtcatggattattgattacctgactggcagaccacagtacgtgcgcttgcaacactgtgtgtcagacagagtggtcagcagcactggggctccacaggggactatcctgtctccctttctcttcaccatctacacctcggacttcaactactgcacagagtcttgccatcttcagaagttttctgatgactctgccatagttggatgcatcagcaagggagctgagtctgagtacagggttacggtgggaaactttgttacatggtgcaagcagaatcatctgcagcttaatgtgaaaaagactaaggagctggtggtggacctgacgagggccaaggcaccggtgacccttgTTTCCCTCAAAAGGGTCAGTGtcgacatagtggaggattacaagtacctggggatacgaattgacaataaactggactggtcaaagaacactgaggttgtctacaagaagggtcagagccgtctctatttcctgaggagactgaggtcctttaacatctgccggatgatgctgaagatgttctacgagtctgtggtggccagtgctatcatgtttgctgttgtgtgctggggcagcaggctgagggtagcagacaccaacaaaatCAACGAACTCatccgtaaggccagtgatgttgtgggggtggaactgggctctctgacggtggtgtctgaaaagaggatgctgtccaagttgcatgccatcttggacaatgtctcccatccactccataatgtactggttgggcacaggagtacattcagccagagactcatttcaccgagatgcataggaagtcattcctgcctgtggccaccaaactttacaactcctccctcggagtgtcagccgctctgagccaataggctgttcctggacttatttccacttggcataatttacttattattatttcattacttctggttttattttgctatatttctactctattcttggttggtgcaactgtaacgaaaaccaatttccctcggaatcaataaagtatgtctgtctatctgtctatatcATGAGATGCTGGAagtaaagaagaaataaaaagaagaattgGTATTACCAAAACCAACTTCTAAAAAATGAAACCGACTTTTACCAACAGACACAATTCTATGATAACAAGGCTTAGGCCACTAAAATGtgacatctggtcaatcttgctgtatgcttcagaaacatggactgtaacaccagaactccaaagaaacttcGAAGCAACAGAAATGCAGATTCTTAGAAGGATGCTGAAAATATCACATAGGAatagggtaactaatgagatAATGCTCCAATGTGCCCatacaaaaagatctttaatAAGAACTTTAAGTGAGAGGAAACATAAATTACTGGGCCAcgtcatcagaaagggagaaatagaatgccttacattacatggccgtatgcctgggaaacacggaagaggaaggcaaaaaagaaaatatatggacactgtgaaagaactaacagatctaagTGTGCGAGATACCATTGATGCTGCGTGCGATTGTTCGATGTGGAAAGCCATGATCACCCAAGCGTGTAACGCACAAACCACATGGAGAAGAAGAAGACATGTTTTACAAAAAATACATTTcaatgttcaagttcaaagtaaatttattatcaaagcgtgTTAACCTGATGCTGTCTTCTTGACAAGGCAACTCAGTGCCCACTCCCAGCCCCCAaggaatgggaccaattccaaagggggtggggtgggtgagtctgggactttgtgaaggagccctaactccatcctcctcattccccttttcccttcccactcccctccctcacactccactgcatgtgtctgtgtgtgagagactgCCTGCGCAGTCGCACTCCATCAATGATGTGCTCTCCCccccaacacactcacactcctctgtacacagcaatcctcaccagctcagaagatccctcctgcaccaactccttagccatgtgttaaacggTATAATCTTCCGAttcctggcacgtggcacagatgacagtcctgagatcacagccctggatgagctgcccgttaacttagcagctcactccctgaactccctttgcagaacctcgttaCTCGACCAGCCCATATATCAGAACCTTGCATGCAGGAGACAACATGccatcctttcttttcttttaaattctttttattaatttttaaacaaacataaatgaaacatgaatacagagagtttgagagtacatagttaatagtttaaataaacattcaaatagaTGACAATCAATATATCATAACCTCCCAAACACATGGTAATTGCAAACAAAAGTAGTAAAAAAAAACCAGAAaactaaccgacatgggccattgcattatgtcaaatatatacagtagtgccaataactccgaacctccatccaaataattaaggataataaaagtgaggtttaggaaaagacaatttaactcatatgaaaatgttgaataaatggtctccaagtctcttcaaatttaactgaaggatcaaagacaacacttctaattttttctaagctcaaacaagagatagtttgagaaaaccactgaaatatagttggaggattaatttctttccaattcaataaaatagatcttccagccattaatgtaacaaatgcaatcatccgtcgagatgagggggataaacgactattatccaccattgctaaaccgaaaattgcagtaataggatgcggttggaaattgatattcagaactgttgaaatagtacgcaaaatatctttccagtaattttgcaaacaagggcaagaccaaaacatgtgggtcaatgaagcaacatcagaatgacatctgtcacaggttggattaacataagaataaaatcgagcaagtttatccttggacatatgagctctatgtacaaccttgaattgtattagggcatgtttagcacaaatagaagaagaattgactaattgtaaaattttctcccactgctcagtgggtacaaggcaatgaagttctttttcccattccttcttaattttttctgatacttctggctgtattttcatgatgaTATTATAagtgatagctactaaacccttctgacaaggattcaCAGCTAAATTTTTTTCCGTAATGTCTGACGGACATAGTTTCGaaaaagactgtaactcattattcaaaaaatttctaacttgcaaatatctaaaaaaatgagttttaggtaaattatatttattagatagctgttcaaaggacataaaactattatctaaaaatagatcaagataacatgttataccttttgttttccataaaacaaaggcttgatccataaaagagggccgaaaaagaaagttagatattatagggcttgataagatgaacttattcaagccaaaaaatttacgaaattgaaaccatattcgcaatGCATGTTTAACTATacgattagttatttgtttattcaatttagataaagaaaaaggaagtgaaaatcctaaaattgaaaacaatgaaaagtcttgtacagatttacattcc is a genomic window of Hemitrygon akajei unplaced genomic scaffold, sHemAka1.3 Scf000067, whole genome shotgun sequence containing:
- the LOC140722028 gene encoding uncharacterized protein, whose translation is MPFTCSDCGKRFTHSTTLQRHQRVHTGEKPFTCSECGKGFTQSYQLKVHQRIHTGEKPFSCCECGKGFADSSHLVQHYRIHTGEKPFTCSECGKGFTQSSHLKVHQRIHTGEKPFSCSECGKGFADSDSLVKHSRIHTGEKPFTCSECGKRFTRSSHLKVHQRVHTGEKPFSCSECGKGFADSSHLVQHYRIHTGEKPFTCSECGKRFTHSSTLQRHQRVHTGEKPYTCSECGEGFTQSYQLKVYQRIHTGEKPFSCSECGKRFTKSSQLKAYQQIHTGDKPFSCSECGKGFTHSSHLKVHQRVHTGERPFTCSECGKGFTASYSLVKHCQIHTGEKPFTCSECGKRFTRSSHLKVHQRVHTGEKPFSCSECGKGFADSSHLVKHSRIHTGEKPFTCSECGKGFTQSSHLKVHQRIHTGEKPFSCSECGKGFADSDSLSIHQRVHTGEKPFTCSECGKGFTDSHYLVKHSRIHTGEKPFVCSECGKGFTESSNLKVHQRVHTGEKPFTCSECGKRFTQLSQLKVHQRIHTRVRPFTCSECGKGFADSDSLVKHSRIHTGEKPFTCSECGKRFTQSSNLKVHQRVHTGEKPFSCLECGKGFTKSGTLMRHYQIHTGEKPFTCSECGKGFIQSSHLKAHQQIHTGEKPFSCSECGKGFTLSSNLQRHQRIHTGERPFTCSECGKGFTRSSQLNEHQRVHTEMTPYTCSDCGKGFTRSSTLKRHQRVHTGERPFTCSECGKGFTDSYSLVKHSQIHTGEKPFICSECGKGFTDSYSLVKHSRIHTGEKPFTCSECGKGFTDSYSLVKHSRIHTGEKPFTCSECGKGFTDSHSLVKHNRTHTGEKPIMCSECGKGFADSHSLVKHSRIHTGEKPFTCSECGKGFADSHSLVKHSRIHTGEKPFTCSECGKGFTDSHSLVKHSRIHTGEKPFMCSECGKGFTESSNLKVHQRVHTGEKPFSCSECGKRFTQLSQLKVHQRIHSQERPFTCSECGKDFPDSDSLVKHYRIHTGEKPFTCSECGKGFTQSSNLKVHQRVHTGERPFTCFECGKEFAWLSGLITHQRVHTGEKPFSCLKCGKRFTKSDTLVRHYQIHTGEKPFMCSECGKGFIQSSNLKAHQRIHTGERPFSCSECGKGFTRSSDFKVHQRIHTGEKPFSCSECGKGFTRSSDFKVHQRFHTGEKPFTCSECGKGFAQSSHLKAHQRIHSGEKSFRCSECGKGFTRISDFKVHQQIHTGGHHSPVLNVGKDLLRHVY